One Drechmeria coniospora strain ARSEF 6962 chromosome 01, whole genome shotgun sequence genomic region harbors:
- a CDS encoding 30S ribosomal subunit S4, translating to MRKPYRFYSLSRPKLRQSWNKYNLYNLYRQVGREPQIRGTPTFFQQKWAAKAKTRAYHGEHIPEKKWVRQFSRRLLSAVDLPPQYLAANDGSEQAAGRGSGLTTSNVTADSYSKVPGLSMQEKSRRKPPPFGDVNKLLSDQFSKMTPYMQMTFAPLERRLDTAVFRALFASSVRQARQFVIHGAVMVNGKKVDIEKVMYGTGQQKQPEGNKRLRENLQSRKKKADEFLKGIVDQSSGGKATRHALAESTATRAGDGEDPTSSSKDVAADEAEATPSHDLASSGIESLTQGETWEMNNKTLRFLLKDVRKLLQTNPKDLTAKEKKQLRLFRADAKRFLSHPEDSEMNAQDLMEDLQLQMKSHELMRESFEKLSLKPREEMSGAPEGEQEVEQHNRKRQMDKGLEGLSEQQKEKAIQIMGSSQLSREEMRKLGKLLQYDQENPIDDSKPYATPWRPRPFMSAFAFIPRYLEVNPNICAAVYLRHPVARKGMAEVPTPFSYLTNQLTHNWYLERG from the exons ATGCGCAAGCCATACCGCTTCTACAGCCTTAGCCGGCCC AAGCTGCGGCAATCGTGGAACAAGTATAACCTCTACAACCTCTACCGTCAGGTTGGCCGCGAGCCCCAAATAAGGGGAACGCCGACTTTTTTCCAGCAGAAGTGGGCTGCCAAGGCAAAAACGAGAGCGTACCACGGTGAGCACATACCGGAGAAGAAATGGGTGCGCCAGTTTTCCCGTCGACTCCTGTCCGCCGTCGATCTGCCTCCCCAGTATCTGGCTGCCAATGATGGCTCCGAGCAGGCCGCAGGGCGTGGATCCGGCTTGACAACATCCAATGTAACAGCCGACTCGTACTCAAAAGTCCCCGGGCTCAGCATGCAAGAGAAATCACGACGGAAGCCGCCACCATTCGGAGATGTCAATAAGCTGCTGTCAGACCAGTTTTCCAAAATGACGCCTTACATGCAAATGACGTTCGCTCCCCTCGAACGGAGGCTGGACACGGCAGTGTTCCGAGCTTTGTTTGCGAGTAGTGTCCGACAGGCTCGACAGTTTGTCATCCATGGGGCCGTCATGGTCAATGGTAAAAAG GTCGACATCGAAAAAGTCATGTATGGCACAGGGCAGCAGAAACAACCCGAGGGAAACAAACGCCTGCGCGAAAACCTTCAGTCACGCAAGAAGAAGGCCGATGAATTCTTGAAAGGCATCGTGGACCAGTCCTCGGGCGGCAAGGCGACACGACATGCTTTGGCAGAATCCACTGCCACGCGTGCAGGTGATGGAGAAGACCCGACCAGTTCAAGCAAAGACGTCGCTGcagacgaggccgaagccACTCCCAGCCATGATTTGGCGAGCTCAGGAATCGAATCTTTGACGCAAGGGGAGACGTGGGAAATGAACAATAAGACGCTCAGGTTTCTCCTCAAGGACGTCAGGAAGTTGTTGCAAACCAACCCCAAAGATCTCACAGCCAAGGAAAAAAAGCAACTCCGGCTATTTCGGGCCGATGCCAAACGCTTCCTGTCACATCCCGAGGACAGCGAAATGAATGCGCAGGACTTGATGGAGGATCTTCAGCTACAGATGAAGAGTCACGAGCTTATGCGCGAGAGCTTCGAAAAACTTTCCTTGAAACCTCGCGAGGAAATGTCCGGCGCTCCTGAGGGAGAACAAGAAGTGGAACAACACAACAGGAAGCGGCAGATGGATAAGGGTCTAGAAGGGCTCTCGGAGCAGCAAAAGGAGAAGGCGATACAAATCATGGGTTCCTCTCAGTTGTCCAGAGAAGAGATGCGCAAGCTGGGAAAGCTTCTCCAGTATGACCAGGAGAACCCCATCGATGACAGCAAGCCGTACGCCACACCATGGCGACCGCGACCTTTCATGTCGGCTTTTGCTTTCATTCCTCGCTACCTCGAAGTCAACCCCAACATTTGCGCCGCAGTCTACCTTCGTCACCCGGTGGCTCGAAAGGGCATGGCGGAGGTTCCTACGCCATTCAGCTACTTGACGAACCAGCTGACGCACAACTGGTACTTGGAGCGAGGCTGA